From Methylomonas sp. EFPC3, a single genomic window includes:
- a CDS encoding peptide MFS transporter, protein MREAGPKAATLSPMPQKRFFGHPAGLFVLFFTEMWERFSYYGMRALLVLYMTEHLLKAAQNGRPVFGLPQLKRVLQAAFGPLGDQALASQIYGLYTGLVYLTPLFGGMLADRVLGRRRAVLLGGSLMAVGHFLMAGESWFLLALLFLIVGNGCFKPNISGQVGDLYPPGDPRRDSAFTIFYMGVNLGAFFSPLVCGTLGQRYGWHYGFAAAGVGMLLGLLVYGLGRPHLPATEARLSSTPSTDGTLSGKDYRAIAALGAIAILNVMFWAVYEQQGNTLQLFAEHETDWHLFGWEMPSTWFQSLNPAFIFILAPLLDTLSRWQTARGRQPSSIGKMALGAGLLGASFFVLIYAANDSGPSVKISFLWLALCTLIYTLGELYLSPVGLSLVSKISPPGLVGLLMGIWFLSSFFGNLLSGYIGSFYQTMPRQAFFLLLASLGIGTGLAILAMKPLLRKGLGSV, encoded by the coding sequence GTGAGGGAAGCCGGTCCCAAGGCGGCAACACTTAGCCCGATGCCGCAAAAACGCTTTTTCGGCCATCCGGCCGGCCTGTTCGTGCTGTTTTTCACTGAAATGTGGGAGCGCTTTTCCTACTACGGCATGCGCGCGCTGTTGGTACTGTACATGACCGAACACCTGCTAAAGGCGGCGCAAAACGGCCGGCCGGTGTTTGGCTTACCCCAGTTGAAACGGGTTTTGCAAGCCGCTTTCGGTCCGCTCGGCGACCAAGCTTTGGCGTCACAGATTTACGGTCTTTACACCGGCTTGGTCTATCTGACGCCGTTGTTCGGCGGCATGCTGGCAGACCGGGTGCTGGGCCGGCGCCGTGCCGTGCTGTTGGGTGGCAGCCTGATGGCGGTCGGCCATTTTCTGATGGCCGGGGAAAGCTGGTTTCTGTTGGCCTTACTGTTTTTGATCGTCGGTAACGGCTGCTTCAAACCCAATATCTCCGGTCAGGTCGGCGACTTGTATCCGCCCGGCGACCCCCGCCGCGACAGCGCCTTCACCATTTTTTATATGGGCGTCAACCTGGGCGCGTTTTTCTCGCCGCTGGTCTGCGGCACCCTGGGCCAGCGCTACGGCTGGCATTACGGCTTCGCCGCCGCCGGGGTCGGCATGTTACTGGGTTTGCTGGTTTACGGATTGGGCCGACCTCATTTGCCGGCGACAGAAGCGCGCCTGTCATCAACGCCCAGCACTGACGGCACGCTATCCGGCAAAGATTACCGAGCCATCGCGGCGCTCGGCGCCATCGCGATACTGAACGTGATGTTCTGGGCGGTCTACGAACAGCAAGGCAACACCCTGCAACTGTTCGCAGAACACGAAACCGATTGGCACTTGTTTGGCTGGGAAATGCCTTCCACCTGGTTTCAGTCTCTGAATCCGGCCTTCATTTTCATACTGGCGCCTTTACTCGACACGTTATCCCGTTGGCAGACCGCGCGCGGCCGCCAGCCGTCCAGCATCGGCAAAATGGCGCTGGGCGCCGGCTTGTTGGGCGCATCGTTTTTCGTGCTGATTTATGCCGCCAACGATAGCGGTCCGTCAGTCAAAATCAGTTTCTTGTGGCTGGCGTTATGTACCCTGATTTATACCTTGGGCGAGTTATACCTGTCGCCGGTCGGTTTATCGCTGGTCAGCAAAATCTCGCCGCCCGGACTGGTCGGTTTGTTGATGGGGATTTGGTTCCTGTCGTCCTTCTTCGGCAATTTACTTTCGGGTTATATCGGCAGCTTTTATCAGACCATGCCCAGACAAGCATTTTTTCTGCTGTTGGCCAGCCTGGGCATCGGCACCGGCTTGGCGATTTTGGCAATGAAACCGCTATTGCGTAAAGGCTTGGGATCGGTCTGA
- a CDS encoding TonB-dependent receptor, whose protein sequence is MQYHPLAAAISLALCCQVSLAEPETNASKDQPPAASEAPQKDQATELSTMVVSATLSEKSIDDVPGTLHLIDDKQIALRDVRRIGDIVREMPGVYMAIGATSALPPAANRAVRQSIRGISGTARTVVLLDDQKMNDPSFGTVNYGAIFSEDVEQVELVPGAGSALYGGNAFAGTMRIVTKKPTKREVLVKGTYQFDAAEGMTASGIYRDVFDNGLSISLGHHHELNDGIRDIWGFANPGGGGPITNVTGAIPTTTAQGQTAYLVGDRGRAPWESHNSHIKAYYDFNDYTRLSAGLHYFYSDIGYSQDPFNSYLRDANGNPVISGRIRQNGTLLGQVTPNVFLNSPSHEDDLRSFWKFEHNFSADTALTVNFNHTSRDTWFTNVLTTSGLGGGPGTSNHTRSTMVNGRAQLVFPLTKSQMITTGFEVDHGEMDRKDYDLSQWNDRYSRTGTRLVADASTDTTSFFAQDEIRFTDQFTAYLGTRVDWWQATGISKDYAFNTFKPESTQESVEVNPKLSLIYKDAWEGATLRASAGKSFRPPTLQDLYVDSRRGVVATTLSNPNLTPESNLSWEVGVEQKIAATDTQIKATFFENHLSDLISNKVIERRANFTGSQRINAAEAITRGVELSLDQNLTDWLSLFSNYTWTPTATTLSSPGTPAAEGKRLPNSPEHLLTVGLEANWQEWSGSLIGRHVSESFDTAENIDVVHDVYGGFQAFWLMDAKIKYSPTKNVSVGFMANNLSNEQYFQFAPNPGRNFLVELSFNY, encoded by the coding sequence ATGCAATACCATCCACTGGCGGCTGCCATTAGTCTGGCATTATGCTGCCAGGTCAGTTTGGCCGAGCCGGAAACAAACGCTTCCAAAGACCAGCCCCCTGCAGCATCGGAAGCACCCCAAAAAGACCAAGCCACCGAGCTGAGTACCATGGTGGTTTCAGCAACCTTATCGGAAAAATCAATCGACGACGTGCCTGGCACCTTGCACTTGATTGACGATAAACAAATCGCACTCCGCGATGTACGTCGTATCGGTGACATTGTGCGAGAAATGCCCGGCGTATACATGGCGATTGGCGCCACCAGCGCGTTACCGCCTGCCGCCAACCGCGCGGTACGCCAGTCCATCCGCGGCATTAGCGGCACGGCGCGCACCGTTGTCCTGCTCGACGACCAAAAAATGAACGATCCGAGTTTTGGCACCGTTAACTACGGCGCGATCTTTTCAGAAGATGTCGAACAAGTCGAATTGGTCCCCGGAGCCGGCTCAGCACTTTACGGCGGTAATGCGTTTGCAGGCACCATGCGCATCGTCACCAAAAAACCCACCAAACGCGAAGTATTGGTGAAAGGCACCTATCAGTTTGATGCCGCCGAGGGCATGACAGCCAGCGGCATCTACCGGGATGTGTTCGACAACGGCTTGTCCATCAGCTTGGGCCACCACCACGAGCTCAATGACGGCATTCGTGACATCTGGGGTTTTGCCAATCCGGGCGGCGGCGGCCCAATTACCAATGTCACAGGCGCCATCCCCACAACCACCGCGCAAGGACAAACCGCTTATCTAGTGGGCGATCGTGGCCGCGCACCATGGGAATCGCACAACAGTCATATCAAAGCCTATTATGATTTTAATGACTACACGCGTCTTTCGGCGGGTCTCCATTACTTCTACTCCGACATTGGTTACAGCCAAGACCCGTTTAACAGCTATCTACGCGACGCCAACGGCAATCCGGTAATCAGCGGCAGAATTCGGCAGAATGGCACCTTATTGGGACAGGTAACGCCAAACGTCTTTCTGAACTCGCCATCGCATGAAGACGATTTGCGCAGCTTTTGGAAGTTTGAACACAATTTCAGTGCGGATACGGCATTAACGGTCAACTTCAACCACACCTCCCGGGACACCTGGTTTACCAACGTCCTCACCACCTCCGGTTTAGGGGGTGGTCCGGGTACGTCAAACCACACTAGAAGCACGATGGTCAACGGTCGGGCGCAGTTGGTATTTCCATTGACCAAAAGTCAAATGATCACCACGGGGTTTGAAGTGGATCATGGTGAAATGGATCGTAAAGATTACGATCTGAGCCAATGGAACGACCGCTACAGCCGGACAGGTACTCGCCTGGTGGCCGATGCCTCAACCGACACCACTTCATTTTTTGCGCAAGACGAAATCCGTTTTACCGATCAATTCACCGCCTATTTAGGCACGCGGGTCGATTGGTGGCAAGCCACAGGTATCAGCAAAGATTACGCATTTAATACTTTCAAGCCCGAATCCACGCAGGAAAGTGTCGAAGTCAATCCCAAGCTGTCACTGATCTACAAAGATGCCTGGGAAGGGGCCACCTTACGCGCATCGGCAGGTAAATCGTTCCGCCCACCCACCTTGCAAGACCTGTATGTTGATTCACGCCGCGGCGTGGTCGCCACGACATTGTCGAATCCCAATCTGACGCCCGAAAGCAACTTATCTTGGGAAGTGGGTGTTGAGCAGAAAATCGCGGCAACCGACACCCAAATTAAAGCCACGTTTTTTGAAAACCATTTATCCGATTTAATTTCAAACAAAGTAATCGAACGCCGCGCCAACTTTACCGGCTCGCAACGCATCAATGCCGCTGAAGCCATTACCCGAGGCGTGGAATTATCGCTTGACCAGAACCTGACTGATTGGCTGTCGCTGTTCAGCAATTACACCTGGACCCCTACCGCAACCACGCTGTCCAGTCCTGGCACACCCGCTGCAGAAGGCAAACGCTTGCCCAATTCACCGGAACATTTATTGACCGTTGGCCTGGAAGCCAATTGGCAGGAATGGTCCGGCAGCTTGATTGGCCGCCATGTTTCCGAATCATTTGATACGGCTGAAAACATTGACGTGGTGCACGATGTATACGGTGGTTTTCAGGCCTTCTGGTTAATGGATGCCAAAATCAAATACAGCCCCACTAAAAACGTCAGCGTCGGTTTCATGGCCAACAACTTAAGCAACGAACAATATTTCCAATTTGCCCCCAATCCAGGGCGTAACTTTCTGGTGGAGCTCAGCTTTAATTATTGA
- a CDS encoding DUF3999 family protein — protein MIAKLVILFCLTLSATAAERTPPQRFSRAVIHTEQADQTLLAVTLDSAVYAASAADFRDLRLTDQNGVETPYLLQKIAEQKAVARRLPSTGKIVSLNRTGENGIELIVALDKTAAGADGLSIVTAQRDYEYGLHVFGSADGKTWQPLVDNGRIFDYSRYAQIGNNDIELPANNYRQFKLVVAQASQTRSSGLTELTRTMQNGSEQERSESIELRNEPLHIDRIEFWQKLTETLADAAQRFDYPVAFKISQDVELKASVIDIDSKRLPLIGFSVQSFSPNFNRRAEVQIDESHGLETRTRTLGLGYLQALHFQGFNRDQNTIEFAETRREHYRILIYNEDNPPLHINSVAGIGHGYRLLFLAQAGHNYQLGYGVDKAEAPNYDIAPIQELLRRGYQSSSAELGEAIALAQPEPEFDWAGWVNSRWFLGLAIASVALVLAWSLFKIGKRIGDFE, from the coding sequence ATGATCGCCAAACTCGTTATCTTGTTCTGTCTGACCCTGTCGGCCACCGCGGCCGAGCGGACGCCACCGCAACGTTTCAGCCGCGCAGTGATCCATACAGAGCAAGCAGACCAGACCTTGTTGGCTGTAACGCTGGATAGTGCGGTTTACGCCGCCAGCGCCGCCGACTTCCGCGACCTGCGTCTGACCGACCAAAACGGTGTCGAAACACCCTATTTATTGCAAAAAATTGCCGAACAAAAGGCTGTGGCCCGGCGCCTCCCCAGCACCGGCAAAATTGTCAGCCTGAACCGGACCGGCGAAAACGGCATCGAACTGATCGTGGCGCTGGACAAAACCGCCGCCGGTGCCGACGGCCTGAGCATCGTCACCGCGCAACGCGATTACGAATACGGCTTACACGTCTTCGGTTCGGCGGACGGCAAAACCTGGCAGCCGCTAGTCGATAACGGCCGGATTTTCGATTACTCGCGCTACGCCCAGATCGGCAACAACGACATCGAGCTGCCGGCCAACAACTACCGCCAATTCAAGCTGGTCGTGGCCCAGGCCAGCCAAACCCGCAGCAGCGGTTTGACCGAACTGACCCGAACCATGCAAAACGGCTCCGAGCAAGAACGTAGCGAAAGCATAGAACTTCGCAACGAGCCCTTACACATCGACCGCATCGAATTCTGGCAAAAACTTACGGAAACCTTGGCCGACGCAGCGCAACGCTTCGACTATCCCGTCGCCTTCAAAATCAGCCAGGACGTCGAGCTCAAGGCCAGTGTGATCGATATCGACAGCAAACGCCTACCCCTGATCGGATTCAGCGTGCAAAGCTTCAGCCCCAATTTCAACCGCCGCGCCGAGGTACAGATCGACGAAAGCCATGGCCTGGAAACCCGGACTCGAACCCTAGGTCTGGGGTATTTGCAAGCCCTGCACTTCCAAGGCTTCAATCGCGACCAAAACACGATCGAATTCGCCGAAACCCGCCGCGAGCATTACCGGATCCTGATCTACAACGAGGATAACCCGCCGTTGCACATCAACTCGGTGGCCGGCATCGGCCACGGCTACCGCTTGTTGTTTCTGGCCCAGGCCGGCCACAACTACCAGCTCGGCTACGGCGTCGACAAAGCCGAAGCGCCGAATTACGACATCGCACCGATCCAGGAACTGTTGCGCCGCGGCTACCAAAGCAGCAGCGCCGAATTGGGCGAAGCAATCGCGCTGGCTCAGCCCGAACCGGAATTCGACTGGGCGGGATGGGTCAACAGCCGCTGGTTTCTGGGTCTGGCAATCGCATCGGTCGCGCTGGTACTGGCCTGGAGCTTGTTCAAAATCGGCAAACGCATCGGCGATTTCGAGTGA
- a CDS encoding MFS transporter yields the protein MQPLKIGFAALDARGQSRLAAWVGFAYFFFLLSSYYVLRPVREMLGVSGGTKNLPWLFSATFAAMLLAVPAYGWICSRFPRRRFLPWVYGFFISHLLLFYGLLQWDLNNLWVARGFFVWLSVFSLFTVSVFWSFMTDVFDKQHAQRLFGFISAGGSLGAMAGPLLATGLVGVIGPASLLLLSAVLLALTLPCIHFLLYWQAGQATDQSGRFAEEQPVAGGILSGLGLLLRSPYLLGISGFILLASANGTFLYLLQADFVANTFTDKTQQTQVFGAIDSVVNGLSILVQLIFTRRIIATFGVAWTLASIPIIMALGFAAFGWHPSLPLLLGLMILRRVGDYAILRPAREMLFAPLDRVTKYKAKNIIDTVVFRGGDALTSWLYAPFGALGIGLIAAAIASVWAGLGFVLGRRHQQTQR from the coding sequence ATGCAGCCTTTAAAAATCGGTTTTGCCGCGCTCGACGCCCGCGGCCAGTCCCGGCTTGCGGCTTGGGTGGGCTTTGCGTATTTCTTTTTTCTGCTCAGTAGCTATTACGTGTTACGGCCGGTGCGGGAAATGCTGGGGGTGAGTGGCGGCACTAAAAATCTGCCCTGGTTATTTAGCGCTACCTTTGCCGCCATGCTGTTAGCCGTACCGGCCTACGGCTGGATTTGCAGCCGTTTTCCACGCCGTCGGTTTTTGCCCTGGGTGTATGGCTTTTTTATCAGCCATTTACTGCTGTTCTATGGATTGTTGCAATGGGACCTCAACAATCTCTGGGTCGCCAGAGGCTTTTTTGTCTGGCTGAGCGTGTTTAGTCTGTTCACGGTGTCGGTGTTCTGGAGCTTTATGACCGACGTATTCGACAAGCAGCACGCACAGCGTTTGTTTGGCTTTATTTCCGCTGGCGGTAGCTTGGGGGCAATGGCGGGGCCGTTGCTGGCAACCGGTTTGGTGGGCGTTATTGGCCCGGCCAGCTTGTTACTGTTGTCCGCCGTATTGCTGGCTTTGACTTTGCCCTGCATTCATTTTTTGTTGTACTGGCAAGCCGGACAAGCAACAGACCAGTCAGGCCGATTTGCTGAGGAGCAACCGGTCGCGGGCGGCATCTTGTCCGGTTTGGGCTTGTTGCTGCGCAGTCCTTACCTGTTGGGCATTAGTGGCTTTATTTTGCTGGCCAGTGCCAACGGCACGTTTTTGTATCTGCTCCAGGCCGATTTTGTCGCCAACACCTTTACCGACAAAACCCAGCAGACTCAAGTCTTCGGCGCGATAGACAGCGTGGTGAACGGCTTGTCGATTCTGGTGCAACTGATCTTCACCCGCCGCATCATTGCCACTTTCGGTGTGGCCTGGACACTGGCCAGTATTCCCATCATCATGGCACTCGGCTTTGCCGCATTTGGCTGGCACCCGAGTTTGCCCTTGTTGCTGGGGCTGATGATTTTACGCCGGGTCGGGGATTACGCCATTCTAAGGCCGGCACGGGAAATGTTGTTCGCCCCGCTTGATAGGGTTACCAAATACAAGGCCAAAAACATTATCGATACCGTCGTATTTCGCGGGGGAGATGCCCTGACCAGCTGGCTATACGCGCCATTCGGCGCTTTAGGCATTGGCTTGATCGCCGCTGCGATTGCCAGCGTTTGGGCGGGTTTGGGATTTGTGTTGGGCCGACGACATCAACAGACCCAACGCTGA
- a CDS encoding PepSY-associated TM helix domain-containing protein — protein sequence MSVIDPFTAKENSIVHRPVAAAKRLDWLQKVTLRKVLLKLHLYISLWLGLFLAIAGLTGSILVYGEEIDHWLNSDILAVAAGSSRQPLQNILATADHVSPIKHPAHHIQLPKHPDEALIVRYQVPHAGPGHNHHFHEVMVNPYTGQALGHRDRNDSLINFILRLHYKLLVDPFGKWLMGITALLTLVLTITGIYLWWPKTGKWLQALVIKRNASFTRFNFDLHKTVGLYTAVVLFAVSLSGFYFNFPDVFKPAVNVFSSVHEVPRAVKSKTIGSEVLAYETILSNALLRFPNLQLQRLYLPADANGSFMVSGKQANETRSKGATMLWLDQYSGEVLMVRDPNQFAAGDAFINIQLPLHNGEILGTPGQLAVLIVGFAPLALLITGIIHWLKKRASRRIHKQRLTAKAQ from the coding sequence ATGTCTGTCATCGATCCGTTTACCGCGAAGGAAAACTCAATCGTTCATCGTCCGGTCGCCGCTGCAAAACGCCTGGATTGGTTGCAGAAAGTCACCTTGCGCAAGGTCTTGCTCAAACTGCATTTATACATCTCGCTATGGCTGGGTTTGTTTCTGGCCATTGCCGGCTTGACCGGCAGCATACTGGTTTACGGCGAAGAGATTGATCATTGGTTGAACAGCGACATCCTGGCCGTGGCAGCCGGATCATCCCGACAACCCTTGCAAAACATCCTGGCCACCGCCGATCACGTCTCCCCCATCAAGCACCCAGCCCACCATATTCAACTTCCCAAACATCCCGACGAAGCACTGATTGTGCGTTACCAAGTGCCCCACGCGGGCCCCGGACACAATCATCACTTCCACGAAGTCATGGTGAACCCCTACACCGGCCAAGCGCTGGGCCATCGCGACCGCAACGACTCACTGATTAACTTTATTTTGCGCCTGCACTACAAATTGTTGGTGGACCCGTTCGGCAAATGGCTGATGGGCATCACCGCCCTGCTGACCTTGGTTTTGACCATTACCGGCATTTACCTTTGGTGGCCCAAAACCGGCAAATGGCTGCAAGCACTGGTCATTAAACGCAATGCCAGCTTTACCCGCTTCAATTTTGATCTGCACAAAACCGTCGGGCTTTATACCGCCGTTGTCTTATTTGCCGTGTCGCTTTCCGGCTTTTACTTCAATTTCCCGGACGTCTTCAAGCCAGCCGTCAATGTGTTTTCCAGTGTGCACGAAGTACCGCGTGCCGTTAAATCCAAAACCATCGGCAGCGAGGTGCTGGCCTACGAAACCATTTTGAGCAATGCACTACTGCGCTTTCCCAATCTGCAACTACAGCGCTTGTACCTGCCTGCCGACGCCAATGGCAGTTTCATGGTCAGCGGCAAACAAGCCAACGAAACCCGCAGTAAAGGCGCAACCATGCTTTGGCTGGATCAATACAGCGGCGAAGTACTGATGGTCCGCGACCCCAATCAATTTGCCGCCGGCGATGCGTTTATCAATATCCAGTTACCTCTTCATAACGGCGAAATCCTCGGTACGCCCGGCCAATTGGCTGTGCTGATTGTTGGCTTTGCGCCACTGGCCTTATTGATTACCGGCATCATCCATTGGCTGAAAAAACGCGCATCCCGACGCATTCATAAGCAGCGACTCACCGCAAAAGCGCAGTAA
- a CDS encoding SDR family oxidoreductase — MSLRSGLSKWLMIGLWATSLTASADKILVAGATGGTGQHIVHHLLQQGQSVRIFARDADKVQRLFGSTAALEIQIGDIRDPQAVAQAVQGVTHIISAVGARSQDEDDPNSARYVDYEGTQHLVKAAQHYGVQQIILVSSAGLSDSVYAESVKNRPILLWKKQAEQAVQSSGIPYSLVRPGRLLDEDGGQFGIRVTQGDYQRVEGIARNDVARVCVAALNQPAAYGKTFEITGDRSQAPVTDWPAFFQAMRHD, encoded by the coding sequence ATGAGCCTGCGCAGCGGTTTAAGCAAATGGCTGATGATCGGATTATGGGCAACCAGTCTGACAGCCAGTGCCGATAAAATCCTGGTTGCCGGTGCCACCGGCGGCACCGGGCAACACATCGTGCATCATTTGCTGCAACAGGGGCAGTCGGTGCGGATTTTTGCTCGCGATGCCGACAAGGTACAACGCTTGTTTGGCTCGACCGCGGCCTTGGAAATTCAAATCGGCGACATTCGCGACCCGCAAGCCGTCGCGCAGGCCGTGCAAGGGGTCACGCATATTATTTCAGCGGTTGGTGCCCGTAGCCAGGATGAAGACGATCCCAACAGTGCGCGCTATGTCGATTACGAAGGGACGCAACATCTGGTCAAAGCCGCTCAGCACTACGGCGTTCAGCAGATTATTTTGGTGTCGAGCGCGGGTTTGAGTGATTCGGTGTATGCCGAATCGGTCAAAAATCGGCCGATTTTGTTGTGGAAAAAACAAGCCGAGCAAGCTGTTCAATCGAGTGGCATTCCTTACAGCTTGGTGCGTCCCGGCCGTTTACTGGATGAAGACGGTGGACAATTTGGCATCCGCGTCACGCAAGGCGATTATCAACGCGTTGAAGGCATTGCCCGCAATGATGTCGCGCGGGTCTGTGTCGCCGCACTGAATCAACCGGCAGCGTATGGTAAAACCTTTGAAATTACAGGCGATCGCAGTCAAGCGCCGGTCACTGATTGGCCGGCGTTTTTTCAAGCCATGCGACACGATTAA
- a CDS encoding DUF2339 domain-containing protein, with protein sequence MDDFWGFIAILLLALPIALFVLLGMLLSRQRQAREELSVALDSIERRLREQQHLLERLNAHQPQPALAAEQAPAAVAETASESAETIAPPLIAMADMPEPIPAATPTVQPEPAAADPWQTADWQPAEPSRFELAAQKILKQIWNWIIVGEGHRPQGAAMEYAVASNWLLRIGVLILVTGIGFFLKYSIDNGLIGEQARVALTLLAGVGMVAGGVRLVGGQYHLFGQGLLGGGIAVLYFGVFAAFAFYHLLGVYPTFALMVLVTASAAFLAVRLDSILVAIFAIIGGYCTPLLLSTGQVNFPGLFGYMLLLGGGMLAINWYKQWHLLNFLSFACNYLLFFGAMQKYQIEHFWQVLPFLTGFFVLYSTMVFLFCLVNRSKSTLLDLIALLVNAAIFFATAYQLIDEAYGQIWTALLAVALAAFYVGHAYYCLARKIADRELLVSFIGLAAFFLSVTLPLLLSAPWLTASWSLQALAMVWMAGKVNSAFLRQAAYLLYLIVIGRFCLVDLPGQYAAASDYGASLGGFLFGLLQRLASFGIPIASLAAAYRLIEQPASASTLTCTPETDTPLWIKDNWLLQAIAIAGAGLLFVALQLELYRSFAYLYPPLQLPMLSLVWLAMCWLLLQRFLAGSGAWLLPALKWFLVGVAAKLLLFDLPSWDLALGAIGGGDDLFTLRYAGDYRFESALMRLFDFAAIIAFLLFALSRLAGAERDAGNFRLWLGGSALALLFTFLSLEINSILYQYVPGLRSGGVTILWSIFALALVFNGIKRRIPALRLVGLGLFALVAWKVFFVDLARLEQIYRIVAFIVLGMLALGGAFFYMRYQQTFIGNDTAEKSP encoded by the coding sequence GTGGACGATTTTTGGGGGTTTATCGCCATCTTACTGCTGGCACTGCCTATTGCCCTGTTTGTGCTATTGGGCATGCTGCTGTCGCGGCAGCGGCAGGCGCGGGAGGAATTGAGTGTCGCGCTGGACAGCATCGAGCGACGTTTGCGCGAGCAGCAACACTTGCTGGAACGGCTGAACGCGCATCAGCCGCAACCGGCGTTAGCAGCCGAGCAAGCGCCCGCTGCGGTAGCCGAAACCGCGTCCGAATCGGCCGAGACCATTGCGCCGCCGCTGATTGCAATGGCCGATATGCCGGAACCGATTCCCGCCGCCACACCCACAGTCCAACCTGAGCCAGCCGCGGCCGATCCCTGGCAAACCGCAGACTGGCAACCGGCCGAACCCAGCCGGTTCGAACTGGCCGCACAGAAAATCCTGAAACAAATCTGGAACTGGATCATCGTCGGCGAAGGCCACCGCCCGCAAGGCGCGGCGATGGAATACGCCGTGGCCAGCAACTGGCTGCTGCGGATCGGCGTGTTGATCCTGGTCACCGGTATCGGTTTCTTCTTGAAATATTCGATAGACAATGGCCTGATCGGCGAACAGGCGCGGGTCGCTTTGACCTTGCTGGCCGGGGTCGGCATGGTGGCCGGCGGCGTCAGGCTGGTCGGCGGCCAATACCATTTGTTCGGCCAGGGCTTGCTGGGCGGCGGTATCGCCGTACTGTATTTCGGCGTGTTCGCCGCCTTCGCCTTCTACCACCTGCTGGGCGTGTATCCGACGTTCGCGTTGATGGTCCTGGTCACCGCCAGTGCGGCCTTTCTGGCGGTACGTTTGGATTCGATACTGGTGGCAATCTTCGCCATCATCGGCGGCTATTGCACGCCGCTGCTGCTCTCGACCGGCCAGGTCAATTTCCCCGGCCTGTTCGGTTACATGCTGCTGCTTGGCGGCGGCATGTTGGCGATTAACTGGTACAAGCAATGGCACCTCCTGAATTTCCTGAGTTTCGCTTGTAACTACCTGCTGTTTTTCGGCGCGATGCAGAAATACCAAATCGAGCATTTCTGGCAGGTGTTACCGTTTCTGACCGGTTTTTTCGTGCTGTATTCGACCATGGTGTTCCTGTTTTGCCTGGTCAACCGCAGCAAATCGACCTTGCTGGATTTGATTGCGTTGCTAGTCAACGCCGCGATTTTCTTCGCCACGGCCTACCAACTGATAGACGAGGCTTACGGCCAAATCTGGACCGCACTATTGGCCGTCGCGTTGGCGGCGTTTTATGTCGGCCATGCTTATTACTGTCTAGCGCGAAAAATCGCCGACCGCGAATTGCTGGTCAGCTTCATCGGCCTGGCGGCGTTTTTCCTGAGCGTGACGCTGCCGCTGTTGCTGTCGGCGCCTTGGCTGACCGCCAGTTGGTCACTACAAGCGCTGGCTATGGTCTGGATGGCCGGCAAGGTCAACAGCGCCTTTCTGCGCCAAGCCGCGTATCTGCTGTATCTAATCGTGATCGGCCGCTTCTGTTTGGTCGACTTGCCGGGCCAGTACGCCGCCGCCAGCGACTACGGCGCCAGCCTGGGCGGGTTTTTGTTCGGCTTGTTGCAACGCCTGGCCAGTTTCGGCATTCCGATCGCGTCCCTGGCGGCCGCCTATCGCTTGATCGAGCAGCCGGCCTCTGCCTCGACGCTGACCTGCACTCCGGAAACCGATACCCCGCTGTGGATCAAGGATAACTGGCTGCTGCAGGCCATTGCCATCGCCGGCGCCGGTTTGCTGTTCGTGGCGTTGCAACTGGAGCTTTACCGCAGCTTCGCCTATCTGTACCCGCCGCTGCAACTGCCGATGCTGAGCCTGGTCTGGCTGGCGATGTGCTGGTTGCTGCTGCAGCGGTTTCTGGCCGGCTCCGGCGCCTGGTTGCTACCGGCGTTAAAGTGGTTTTTGGTTGGCGTTGCCGCCAAGTTGTTGTTGTTCGATTTGCCGTCCTGGGATCTGGCCTTGGGCGCCATCGGCGGCGGCGACGATTTATTCACGCTGCGTTATGCCGGCGATTACCGCTTCGAATCGGCATTGATGCGCCTGTTCGACTTCGCCGCGATCATCGCCTTCTTGCTGTTTGCGCTGAGCCGTTTGGCCGGCGCGGAGCGGGATGCCGGCAATTTCCGGCTCTGGCTGGGCGGCTCGGCGCTGGCCTTGCTGTTTACTTTCCTGAGTCTGGAGATCAACTCGATTTTGTATCAATATGTGCCGGGTTTGCGCTCCGGCGGCGTCACCATCTTATGGTCGATATTCGCGCTGGCGCTGGTGTTCAATGGCATCAAGCGACGGATACCGGCTCTGCGCCTGGTCGGCCTGGGCCTGTTCGCGCTGGTGGCCTGGAAGGTGTTTTTCGTCGATTTGGCCCGGCTGGAGCAAATCTACCGGATCGTCGCCTTTATCGTGCTGGGCATGCTGGCGCTGGGCGGCGCGTTTTTTTACATGCGTTACCAACAAACTTTTATCGGCAACGATACTGCAGAGAAATCGCCATGA